A region from the Benincasa hispida cultivar B227 chromosome 12, ASM972705v1, whole genome shotgun sequence genome encodes:
- the LOC120067114 gene encoding phosphatidylinositol 4-kinase gamma 4, producing the protein MSSTGVTALCPVHNEHLFSHNRLITPSILESNESIWIYVSVSGSMSPMPIFASESIESVKLRIQSCKGFVVKKQKLVCGGRELSRNNSLVRDYGVTDGNVLHLVLRLSDLQVINVKTHCGKEFTFHVERDRDIAYVKEKIATKVKEFVDVDDHEVVCDGKPLDDHSLVDDICNRQDAVIHLFVRKSAKVRGRPIEKNFELSIVASNLKEQCKSEFSRTNNQKEYNEDKEAYRTKYEYDKEIGPRRPSPNGGSVMEPIVINPKIELPIPIWDMVNATVDGLDRGHFPVRSLEGTGGAYLMLDPSGKKYVSVFKPIDEEPMALNNPRGLPLSLDGEGLKKGTKVGEGAFREVAAYLLDHPISGRRSMFGDKNGFAGVPPTALVKCLHDGFNHPSDKSVKIGSLQMFMENNGSCEDFGAGAFPTKEVHKISVLDIRLANADRHAGNILLGKEREGGQTVLIPIDHGYCLPTSFEDCTFDWLYWPQAQQPYDAETLDYINSLDAEEDIALLKFHGWDLPLECARTLRISTMLLKKGAKRGLTPFDIGSFMCRETLMKKSMIEECVEEAMDSLLPGTSEATFLESVYEIMDHRLDQIAASLS; encoded by the exons ATGTCGTCTACGGGTGTTACTGCTCTTTGTCCAGTTCATAATGAGCATTTATTTTCCCATAATCGTTTAATTACTCCATCCATTCTGGAATCCAATGAGTCGATTTGGATTTATGTTTCTGTTTCGGGCTCTATGAGTCCTATGCCCATCTTTGCATCGGAATCCATTGAATCTGTGAAGTTAAGGATCCAATCTTGCAAGGGATTTGTGGTGAAGAAACAGAAGTTAGTTTGTGGTGGCCGAGAATTGTCTCGAAATAATTCATTAGTTCGGGATTATGGTGTTACGGATGGAAATGTGTTGCATTTGGTGCTTAGACTATCAGATCTTCAGGTTATTAATGTCAAGACTCATTGTGGGAAAGAGTTTACCTTCCATGTGGAGCGGGACAGAGATATTGCATATGTAAAAGAGAAGATTGCTACAAAGGTAAAGGAGTTTGTGGACGTTGATGACCATGAAGTAGTGTGTGATGGAAAGCCGCTAGATGATCATAGCCTTGTAGACGATATTTGTAATAGGCAGGATGCAGTCATACATTTGTTTGTTCGGAAGTCTGCAAAAGTACGAGGCAGACCTATCGAAAAAAACTTTGAGCTCTCTATTGTGGcatcaaatttaaaagaacaGTGTAAATCTGAGTTTTCTAGAACAAATAATCAGAAGGAATACAATGAGGATAAGGAAGCTTATAGGACAAAGTATGAATATGACAAAGAAATTGGACCAAGAAGGCCTTCTCCTAATGGAGGTAGTGTTATGGAGCCCATTGTCATTAACCCTAAGATTGAATTGCCAATACCCATTTGGGATATGGTCAATGCTACTGTAGATGGCTTAGACCGTGGGCATTTTCCAGTTAGGTCTTTGGAGGGAACCGGTGGAGCATATCTTATGTTAGACCCATCAGGAAAGAAGTATGTGTCTGTTTTTAAGCCAATTGATGAGGAGCCAATGGCCTTGAACAATCCACGGGGACTTCCATTGTCACTAGACGGTGAAGGGTTAAAGAAAGGAACCAAAGTTGGAGAAGGAGCATTCAGAGAAGTTGCAGCTTACCTATTAGATCATCCAATAAGTGGACGCCGTTCAATGTTCGGTGACAAGAATGGCTTTGCCGGTGTTCCTCCTACAGCATTGGTCAAGTGCCTTCATGACGGTTTCAACCATCCTAGTGATAAATCAGTTAAAATTGGTTCCTTGCAGATGTTCATGGAAAATAATGGTAGTTGTGAGGACTTTGGTGCTGGGGCTTTCCCTACCAAGGAGGTGCACAAAATCTCTGTTTTGGATATTAGATTGGCAAATGCAGATAGACATGCTGGAAATATTCTATtgggaaaagaaagagaaggggGTCAAACTGTGCTTATTCCAATCGACCATGGATACTGCTTGCCAACAAGT TTTGAAGATTGTACATTTGACTGGCTCTATTGGCCACAAGCCCAGCAACCATATGATGCTGAGACATTAGACTACATAAATTCACTGGACGCAGAGGAAGATATCGCCCTTCTCAAGTTCCATGGATGGGACCTGCCTCTTGAATGTGCTCGTACACTTCGCATTTCAACCATGCTGTTGAAGAAAGGGGCAAAGAGAGGGCTCACGCCATTCGACATCGGTAGCTTTATGTGTAGAGAAACCTTGATGAAGAAATCAATGATCGAGGAGTGCGTGGAAGAAGCAATGGATTCTTTGCTTCCTGGTACGAGTGAAGCAACATTCCTTGAAAGTGTATATGAAATAATGGATCACCGCCTTGATCAGATTGCTGCTTCATTGTCCTGA
- the LOC120068389 gene encoding E3 ubiquitin-protein ligase SINAT3-like — protein MELDGIEGVPSMDVMDEEDKTLQRHCQFPSISKPRIHNNDNPTTTSVHELLECPVCTNSMYPPIHQCPNGHTLCSSCKTRVDNRCPTCRQELGDIRCLALEKIAESLKLACKFCTFGCQEILPYYSKLKHESACYYRPYICPYAGSDCPVDGDIPFLVSHLRDDHKVDMHSGCTFNHRYVKANPCEVENATWMLTVFHCFGQYFCLHFEAFQLGMAPVYMAFLRFMGDETDARNYSYSLEVGGNGRKLIWEGNPRSIRDNHKKVRDSHDGLIIQRNMALFFSGGERKELKLRITGRIWKEQNKQ, from the exons ATGGAGTTGGATGGCATCGAAGGTGTGCCATCCATGGATGTGATGGACGAGGAAGATAAGACCCTTCAACGTCACTGTCAGTTTCCTTCGATTTCCAAGCCTCGAATCCATAATAACGACAATCCCACAACCACAAGTGTCCATGAGCTTCTTGAATGTCCCGTTTGTACCAATTCTATGTATCCCCCAATTCATCAG TGTCCGAATGGGCATACCCTCTGTTCTTCATGTAAAACAAGGGTAGACAACCGTTGCCCGACTTGCAGACAAGAGCTCGGTGATATCAGATGTCTAGCATTAGAAAAAATAGCTGAATCACTTAAACTGGCTTGTAAATTCTGCACATTTGGGTGCCAGGAGATATTGCCTTACTACAGCAAACTCAAACACGAATCTGCCTGTTACTATAGACCATATATCTGTCCTTATGCTGGATCAGACTGCCCAGTTGATGGGGATATCCCTTTCCTTGTTTCTCATCTTCGGGACGATCACAAGGTTGACATGCATTCTGGATGCACGTTTAATCATCGTTATGTAAAGGCTAATCCGTGCGAAGTTGAAAACGCTACATGGATGCTAACC GTCTTCCACTGTTTTGGCCAGTATTTCTGTCTTCATTTTGAAGCCTTTCAGCTGGGTATGGCACCAGTTTACATGGCATTTCTCCGATTCATGGGAGACGAAACAGATGCCCGAAACTACAGTTACAGCCTCGAGGTCGGTGGAAATGGCAGGAAGCTGATATGGGAGGGCAATCCTCGAAGCATTCGGGACAACCACAAGAAAGTCAGAGACAGCCACGACGGCCTCATTATACAACGAAACATGGCGCTCTTCTTTTCGGGAGGAGAAAGGAAAGAGCTGAAGCTGCGGATTACGGGACGGATTTGGAAAGAACAAAATAAACAGTAA